The following are encoded in a window of uncultured Fusobacterium sp. genomic DNA:
- the guaA gene encoding glutamine-hydrolyzing GMP synthase — MEVFMKENSIVILDFGSQYNQLIARRVREMGVYAEVVPYFEPLDKILARKPKGIILSGGPASVYAEGAPTIDKDLFYKGIPVLGICYGMQLTTHLMGGEVARADKQEFGKAELIIDCPDSPLFEGVPNNSKVWMSHNDHVTKMAPGYVQIGHTTSCVAATYNKDINSYCIQFHAEVTHSEYGTQILRNFVFNIAKCEQNWSMGNYIEETIKSIRETVGDKKVLLGLSGGVDSSVAATLIHKAIGDQLTCIFVDTGLLRKDEAKKVMEVYGENFHMNIKCIDAEERFLSKLAGVSDPEKKRKIIGKEFIEVFDEEAGKLTDVEFLAQGTIYPDVIESMSVKGPSMTIKSHHNVGGLPEDMKFRLLEPLRELFKDEVRKVGRELGIPDHMIDRHPFPGPGLGIRILGEVDKEKADILREADDIFIEELRAADLYNKVSQAFVVLLPVKSVGVMGDERTYEYTAVLRSANTIDFMTATWSHLPFEFLERVSNRILNEVKGINRLTYDISSKPPATIEWE, encoded by the coding sequence TTGGAGGTTTTTATGAAAGAAAATAGTATTGTAATACTGGACTTTGGTTCGCAATACAATCAATTGATTGCTAGAAGAGTCAGAGAAATGGGTGTTTATGCTGAAGTTGTTCCTTATTTCGAACCTTTAGATAAAATCCTAGCTAGAAAACCTAAAGGAATAATTCTTTCTGGAGGGCCTGCTTCTGTTTATGCTGAAGGAGCTCCTACTATTGATAAAGATTTATTCTATAAAGGTATCCCAGTTCTTGGAATCTGTTATGGAATGCAATTAACTACTCACTTAATGGGTGGAGAAGTTGCAAGAGCTGACAAACAAGAGTTTGGTAAGGCTGAACTTATTATTGATTGTCCTGATAGTCCTCTATTTGAAGGAGTACCTAATAATTCTAAAGTTTGGATGAGTCACAATGACCATGTAACTAAAATGGCTCCTGGATATGTTCAAATCGGACATACTACTTCTTGTGTAGCTGCTACTTACAACAAAGATATCAATTCTTACTGTATCCAATTCCATGCTGAAGTTACTCACTCTGAATATGGAACACAAATTTTAAGAAACTTTGTATTCAATATTGCAAAATGTGAACAAAACTGGTCTATGGGTAACTACATAGAAGAAACTATTAAAAGCATAAGAGAAACTGTAGGAGATAAAAAAGTTCTTTTAGGACTTTCAGGAGGAGTTGACTCTTCTGTTGCTGCTACTCTTATTCACAAAGCAATTGGAGATCAATTAACTTGTATCTTCGTTGATACTGGACTTTTAAGAAAAGATGAAGCTAAAAAAGTTATGGAAGTTTATGGTGAAAATTTCCATATGAACATCAAATGTATAGATGCTGAAGAAAGATTCCTTTCTAAACTTGCAGGAGTTTCTGATCCTGAAAAGAAAAGAAAAATAATTGGAAAAGAATTTATCGAAGTGTTTGATGAAGAAGCTGGAAAACTTACAGACGTAGAATTCTTAGCTCAAGGAACTATCTATCCTGACGTTATTGAATCTATGTCAGTAAAAGGACCTTCAATGACTATTAAATCTCACCACAATGTTGGTGGACTTCCTGAAGATATGAAATTCAGACTTCTTGAACCTCTAAGAGAACTTTTCAAAGATGAAGTTAGAAAAGTTGGAAGAGAGTTAGGAATCCCTGATCATATGATCGACAGACACCCATTCCCAGGACCTGGACTAGGAATCAGAATCCTTGGTGAAGTTGATAAAGAAAAAGCTGATATTTTAAGAGAAGCAGACGATATATTCATCGAAGAATTAAGAGCTGCTGATCTTTACAATAAAGTTAGCCAAGCTTTCGTTGTTCTTTTACCTGTTAAATCAGTTGGAGTTATGGGAGATGAAAGAACATATGAATATACAGCAGTATTAAGATCTGCTAATACAATTGACTTTATGACTGCTACTTGGTCACATCTTCCATTTGAATTCTTAGAAAGAGTTTCAAATAGAATCTTGAATGAAGTTAAAGGAATTAATAGATTAACTTATGATATTTCTAGTAAGCCACCTGCAACAATAGAGTGGGAATAG
- a CDS encoding Cof-type HAD-IIB family hydrolase — protein sequence MKLKAIALDLDGTLLTSDKKISETNREILKELNRRGVKIFLVTGRTYLATKPYALDLDAGGVVIAYNGAKVVDYESDRVIFELPLEEDHVKELIRISKRLGVPLNLYQNNKWYVEDSSRREVIRYGSERDMIPIEKDFYDFDDYKMTKSVFLGTDEEPETLERVHREVQKILGDKVYTAKSTDILYEVLNREVNKGLVLKRVLKTYGISPEECVAFGDATNDIEMLRAVKYGVAMGNATREVKASVDYVTDTNDNNGVAKFLKKYFFDRD from the coding sequence ATGAAATTAAAAGCTATTGCATTAGATTTAGATGGAACATTGTTGACAAGTGATAAAAAAATATCTGAAACAAATAGAGAGATATTAAAAGAGTTAAATAGAAGAGGAGTTAAAATATTTTTAGTTACAGGAAGAACATATTTAGCTACTAAACCCTATGCCTTAGATTTAGATGCTGGAGGAGTAGTTATTGCATATAATGGAGCAAAGGTAGTAGATTATGAAAGTGATAGGGTAATTTTTGAACTTCCTTTAGAAGAAGATCATGTAAAAGAGTTGATAAGAATAAGTAAAAGATTGGGAGTACCTCTAAATCTTTACCAAAATAATAAATGGTATGTTGAAGATTCTTCAAGAAGAGAGGTTATTAGATATGGTAGTGAGAGAGATATGATACCTATTGAGAAAGATTTCTATGATTTTGATGATTATAAAATGACAAAATCAGTTTTTTTAGGTACAGATGAAGAGCCTGAAACTTTAGAGAGAGTTCATAGAGAAGTACAAAAAATATTAGGAGATAAAGTTTATACTGCTAAATCAACAGATATCCTATATGAGGTTTTAAATAGAGAGGTTAATAAAGGATTAGTTTTAAAAAGAGTATTGAAGACTTATGGAATATCTCCTGAAGAGTGTGTTGCTTTTGGTGATGCTACTAATGATATAGAGATGCTTAGAGCAGTTAAATATGGTGTTGCTATGGGAAATGCTACAAGAGAGGTAAAGGCAAGTGTTGATTATGTTACTGACACTAATGATAACAATGGAGTTGCTAAATTTTTAAAAAAATATTTTTTTGACAGAGATTAG
- a CDS encoding HAD family phosphatase — protein MIKNIIFDLGNVLVKYSPENFLKKYIKQKNQEAFITNIFKSKEWLELDRGTLSYEDAVEIFSKRVPEEKENIERLFRENISSCISPIEENVEIMRNLKKNGYSVYILSNFHQPAFEYIKENWDFISEFDGDVISCYYHYIKPEKAIYETILNKYNLVPSETIFIDDVEANINGAKEVNIGGIHLPDFKNLKALLKNKEIKF, from the coding sequence ATGATAAAAAATATTATATTTGATTTAGGAAATGTATTAGTTAAATATTCACCTGAAAATTTTTTAAAAAAATATATTAAACAAAAAAATCAAGAAGCTTTTATTACAAATATTTTTAAAAGTAAAGAATGGTTAGAGTTAGATAGAGGGACTTTATCGTATGAAGATGCTGTTGAAATTTTTTCTAAAAGAGTTCCAGAAGAAAAAGAAAATATAGAGAGGTTATTTAGAGAAAATATATCTTCTTGTATATCTCCAATAGAAGAAAATGTAGAGATTATGAGAAACCTTAAAAAGAATGGATATAGTGTATATATTCTTTCAAATTTCCATCAACCAGCTTTTGAATATATAAAAGAAAACTGGGATTTTATAAGTGAATTTGATGGAGATGTAATTTCTTGTTACTATCATTATATTAAACCAGAGAAGGCTATATATGAAACTATTTTAAACAAATATAATTTGGTTCCAAGTGAAACTATTTTTATTGATGATGTAGAGGCAAATATTAATGGTGCAAAGGAAGTTAATATAGGTGGAATCCACCTTCCTGATTTTAAAAATTTAAAAGCTCTTTTAAAAAATAAAGAGATAAAATTTTAA